A single genomic interval of Ramlibacter sp. harbors:
- a CDS encoding tail fiber protein: MQAGDYVPSFFVGEIRTVAFATAPEGWALCDGQTLQVADEPALFAVIGYTYGGDGMTNFKVPDLRGRVPVGAGDGAGLTSIAVGASGGANGVTVNGEGTAEINLIEANLPPHSHDATLDLSGVAPVIQVSTDSLTSQQAMASGASLCQTGGGPGQGNIFTLTPSGAIPLSGTSLGGTGSVTVGNTGAGETLEAPVSTTADVSVMQPYLGVNYIIALAGIAP; the protein is encoded by the coding sequence ATGCAGGCCGGTGACTATGTCCCCTCGTTCTTCGTGGGTGAGATCCGTACTGTTGCATTTGCAACGGCGCCCGAAGGCTGGGCGCTATGTGACGGCCAGACCTTACAGGTGGCGGACGAGCCGGCACTTTTCGCGGTCATCGGCTACACCTACGGCGGCGACGGCATGACGAACTTCAAGGTGCCTGACTTGCGGGGGCGTGTGCCAGTGGGCGCCGGCGATGGGGCTGGGCTGACCAGCATTGCAGTGGGCGCGTCAGGCGGCGCGAACGGGGTGACCGTGAACGGTGAGGGCACGGCGGAGATCAACCTGATTGAAGCAAACCTGCCGCCTCACTCGCACGATGCAACGCTTGATCTCAGCGGGGTGGCGCCAGTCATTCAGGTCAGCACCGATTCCCTGACAAGCCAACAGGCGATGGCAAGCGGTGCGAGCCTATGCCAAACAGGGGGCGGCCCTGGCCAGGGCAACATTTTCACTTTGACGCCGAGCGGGGCCATTCCTCTGAGCGGGACCAGCCTTGGCGGCACGGGGTCTGTCACTGTGGGCAACACGGGCGCGGGCGAGACCTTGGAGGCGCCAGTGAGCACAACGGCAGATGTGTCAGTCATGCAGCCCTACCTCGGCGTGAACTACATCATCGCGCTCGCCGGTATTGCGCCCTGA
- a CDS encoding ArsR family transcriptional regulator: MNFAEFETEDRRLVILRGLESATQYRANAFLIRRYCDAVAHVVSSDRIEQDLAWLAEQGLVTVERPEGVTVATLTARGQDVAAGRARVPGVARPQPGA; encoded by the coding sequence ATGAACTTCGCAGAATTCGAGACCGAAGACCGCCGCCTCGTGATCCTGCGCGGGCTCGAGTCCGCCACCCAGTACCGCGCCAACGCGTTCCTGATTCGCCGGTACTGTGACGCCGTGGCCCACGTCGTCAGCAGCGACCGCATCGAGCAGGATCTGGCCTGGCTGGCCGAGCAGGGCCTGGTCACGGTCGAAAGGCCCGAGGGCGTCACGGTCGCAACGCTCACCGCGCGCGGCCAGGACGTGGCCGCCGGCCGCGCCCGGGTGCCCGGCGTGGCGCGGCCGCAGCCGGGGGCATGA
- a CDS encoding DUF3486 family protein: MPPPSKIAQMPEEIRAWLHKAFVERAFGDIIEITEQLNAKLKEAGVAIYVGKSAVGAESQKVKRAQESIKAATEAAKLLTDTSRDDGNTRGEAVMAMIETDIFDCLLTIREAEAIEDPVERLAIMSKAAKNMAGLSRARVNQARHRLELDARVQAAADKVAKLAKKGGMDASTVEEIRRNILGIKEKAPANGSAAA; this comes from the coding sequence ATGCCGCCGCCCAGCAAGATCGCGCAGATGCCCGAGGAAATCCGGGCGTGGCTGCACAAGGCGTTTGTCGAGCGCGCGTTCGGCGACATCATCGAGATCACCGAACAGCTCAACGCCAAGCTCAAGGAAGCCGGCGTCGCCATCTACGTCGGCAAGTCCGCCGTCGGCGCTGAGAGTCAAAAGGTCAAGCGGGCCCAGGAAAGCATCAAGGCCGCCACCGAGGCGGCCAAGCTCCTGACCGACACCAGCCGCGACGACGGCAACACCCGCGGCGAGGCCGTCATGGCCATGATCGAAACCGACATATTCGACTGCCTGCTCACGATACGTGAGGCCGAGGCCATCGAGGACCCGGTCGAGCGCCTGGCCATCATGTCCAAGGCCGCCAAGAACATGGCGGGCCTGAGCCGCGCCCGCGTCAACCAGGCCCGCCACCGCCTGGAGCTGGACGCGCGGGTCCAGGCCGCGGCCGACAAGGTGGCCAAGCTGGCCAAAAAGGGCGGCATGGACGCCAGCACGGTCGAGGAAATCCGCCGCAACATCCTGGGCATCAAAGAGAAGGCCCCCGCCAATGGCAGCGCAGCCGCCTGA
- a CDS encoding terminase family protein, which translates to MAAQPPERRRKPGQGSRIAKAARAVAAGVAIASASSGASPLDIRLQPDDPLQLTHPAHHTEAVPAVLLAYQQNWIADTAQLKIAEKGRRVGLTWAEAADNVLIAASQGGSNVFYISATQDMAREYIEACAMWARVFDYAAAEVSEGLYDDGAEVADPAKRYIKTYEIVFPKSGKRIVALSSRPTNLRGKQGVIVIDEAAFAPDLAALIKAAMAMLLWGDKVRIISTHDGADNAFNELVQEVRAGKRGGPKDASVHRITFRQAVADGLYRRVCMRRGLDWTAEGEQEWVDKAYRYYGDAAAEELDAVPSQSAGAYLSLALIEQRMVPAEPPNGPALIRGKWDDDFAYLPEDVREHAVSGWLLENLSPHLGALHKQRRHVFGEDFARNRNLTVFEVLEEDAAMVWRVKLQIELLNCPFSCQEQILYYLVDGLPRFRGGAMDAGGNGAALAEKAAQRYGTQMIEQVKLHDGFYLLNMPKFKSALENGTLKDLPRDAQTRDDLRSIKLVKGIPKLPRGDTNMSAAAKAEAAESGEKLKRHGDAAVALFLADYATRREAGELDWTPAPPKGDRWGDGNSRRDRDDDGWGFDRKSGV; encoded by the coding sequence ATGGCAGCGCAGCCGCCTGAGCGCCGCCGCAAACCCGGCCAGGGCTCGCGCATTGCCAAGGCCGCGCGCGCCGTCGCCGCGGGTGTGGCCATTGCGTCCGCCTCGTCCGGCGCCAGCCCGCTGGACATTCGGCTGCAGCCGGACGATCCGCTGCAACTCACCCACCCAGCGCACCACACCGAGGCAGTGCCAGCCGTGTTGCTGGCCTACCAGCAGAACTGGATCGCGGATACCGCCCAGCTCAAGATCGCAGAGAAGGGCCGGCGCGTCGGCCTGACATGGGCCGAGGCCGCCGACAACGTGCTGATCGCCGCCAGTCAGGGCGGCAGCAACGTCTTCTACATCAGCGCCACGCAGGACATGGCCCGCGAGTACATCGAGGCTTGCGCCATGTGGGCGCGTGTCTTCGACTACGCCGCGGCCGAAGTCTCCGAGGGCCTCTATGACGACGGCGCCGAGGTCGCCGACCCGGCCAAGCGCTACATCAAGACCTACGAGATCGTTTTCCCCAAGTCGGGCAAGCGCATCGTGGCGCTCAGCAGCCGCCCCACCAACCTGCGCGGCAAGCAGGGCGTGATTGTGATTGACGAGGCCGCCTTCGCCCCGGACCTGGCAGCGCTCATCAAGGCCGCAATGGCCATGCTGCTGTGGGGCGACAAGGTCCGCATCATCAGCACCCACGACGGCGCCGACAACGCCTTCAACGAGCTGGTCCAGGAAGTTCGGGCGGGCAAGCGCGGCGGCCCCAAAGACGCCAGCGTGCACCGCATCACCTTCCGCCAGGCCGTGGCGGACGGCCTTTACCGGCGCGTGTGCATGCGCCGCGGCCTGGACTGGACGGCCGAGGGCGAGCAGGAGTGGGTAGACAAGGCGTACCGCTATTACGGCGATGCCGCCGCCGAGGAACTGGACGCCGTGCCCAGCCAGTCCGCTGGCGCCTACCTCAGCCTGGCGCTCATCGAGCAGCGCATGGTGCCGGCCGAGCCGCCCAACGGCCCGGCGCTGATCCGCGGCAAGTGGGACGACGACTTCGCCTATTTGCCCGAGGACGTGCGCGAGCACGCTGTCTCGGGCTGGCTGCTCGAAAACCTCTCCCCGCACCTGGGCGCGCTGCACAAGCAGCGCCGCCACGTCTTTGGCGAAGACTTCGCCCGCAACCGCAACCTCACAGTTTTTGAAGTGCTGGAAGAGGACGCCGCGATGGTCTGGCGCGTCAAGCTTCAGATCGAGCTGCTCAACTGCCCCTTCAGCTGCCAGGAGCAAATCCTCTACTACCTGGTCGACGGCCTGCCACGCTTTCGCGGCGGGGCAATGGACGCGGGGGGCAACGGCGCCGCGCTGGCCGAGAAGGCCGCGCAGCGCTACGGCACGCAGATGATTGAGCAGGTCAAGCTGCACGACGGCTTCTACCTGCTCAACATGCCCAAGTTCAAGAGCGCGCTGGAAAACGGCACACTGAAAGACCTGCCGCGCGACGCGCAGACCCGCGATGACCTGCGGTCGATCAAGCTGGTCAAAGGCATCCCAAAGTTGCCCCGGGGCGACACCAACATGAGCGCCGCGGCCAAGGCCGAGGCAGCCGAGTCCGGCGAAAAGCTCAAGCGCCACGGTGACGCGGCCGTCGCCCTGTTCCTGGCCGACTACGCAACCAGGCGCGAAGCCGGTGAGCTGGACTGGACGCCCGCGCCGCCAAAAGGCGACCGCTGGGGCGACGGCAACTCGCGGCGCGACCGCGACGACGACGGCTGGGGTTTCGACCGCAAATCGGGGGTCTGA
- a CDS encoding DUF935 domain-containing protein — protein MSKIVDQFGREIDAGAIRAPQTQDTAMIASLEQERDAHPAKGLTPQRINAIMAAAEEGDLIRQLELADDMEERDGQIFSELNKRKLALLKLDVDILPPDNASAAEKKQADQVKDWIKSVPMFKQRVMHNMTDAILKGFAPVEMWWELDQGFLQPRFEFRPQRWFTLNEQRNRLTLRNNAMQYGEPLRPYNWIMHLHPARNGYIARQSLSRVLMLPYLYKNFSTRDFAEFLEIYGLPVRLGKYPTGAGDEEKRRLLQAVVEIGHNAAGIIPLGTEIDFENAASGTEVPFKIMLERMDAIESKIIVGQTLTSGEGQHGTQALGNVHNEVRLDILAADAELLSQTLTAQLVAPMVLLNIGGADPRRLPRFHIEVEEPEDVKAFADSMPSLAGSGMRIGVQWAHEKLRIPMADEKEAVLAGSAAPAAAPVDPGAEPPAAPGMPPKPPAPGKRAALSAAGAPPRDALDELVEEATADWRPVMAGLVQPVLAELDAAIGRGDSLAQFRARLPGMIALMDGRPLAEAAARAGFSAALAGAADLDLDTNVGL, from the coding sequence ATGAGCAAAATCGTTGACCAATTCGGCCGCGAGATCGACGCCGGAGCCATCCGGGCGCCCCAGACTCAAGACACGGCCATGATTGCCTCGCTCGAGCAGGAGCGCGACGCCCATCCGGCCAAGGGCCTCACGCCCCAGCGCATCAACGCCATCATGGCCGCGGCCGAGGAAGGCGACCTGATCCGCCAGCTCGAGCTCGCCGATGACATGGAAGAGCGCGACGGCCAGATCTTCAGCGAGCTGAACAAGCGCAAGCTGGCCCTCCTGAAGCTGGACGTGGACATCCTGCCGCCCGACAACGCCAGCGCCGCCGAGAAAAAGCAGGCCGACCAGGTCAAGGACTGGATCAAGTCTGTGCCCATGTTCAAGCAGCGCGTGATGCACAACATGACTGACGCCATCCTCAAGGGCTTTGCGCCTGTGGAAATGTGGTGGGAGCTGGACCAGGGCTTCCTGCAGCCGCGCTTTGAATTCCGGCCCCAGCGCTGGTTCACGTTGAACGAGCAGCGCAACCGGCTCACCTTGCGCAACAACGCCATGCAATACGGCGAGCCGCTGCGGCCCTACAACTGGATCATGCACCTGCACCCCGCGCGCAATGGCTACATCGCCCGGCAGTCTCTGAGCCGCGTGCTCATGCTGCCCTACCTCTACAAGAATTTCAGCACCCGCGACTTTGCCGAGTTCCTCGAGATCTACGGACTGCCCGTGCGCCTGGGCAAATACCCCACCGGCGCCGGCGACGAAGAAAAGCGCCGCCTGCTGCAGGCCGTGGTCGAGATCGGCCACAACGCCGCGGGCATCATCCCGCTGGGCACCGAGATCGACTTCGAGAACGCGGCCAGCGGTACCGAGGTGCCGTTCAAGATCATGCTCGAGCGCATGGACGCCATCGAGTCCAAGATCATCGTCGGGCAGACGCTGACCTCGGGCGAGGGGCAGCACGGCACCCAGGCGCTGGGCAACGTGCACAACGAAGTGCGGCTGGACATTCTGGCCGCCGATGCCGAGCTGCTCAGCCAGACCCTCACTGCCCAGCTCGTGGCGCCGATGGTGCTGCTGAACATCGGCGGCGCCGATCCGCGCCGCCTGCCGCGTTTTCACATCGAGGTGGAAGAGCCCGAGGACGTCAAGGCCTTCGCAGACAGCATGCCGAGCCTGGCCGGCTCCGGCATGCGCATCGGCGTTCAGTGGGCCCATGAAAAGCTGCGCATCCCGATGGCCGATGAAAAAGAGGCCGTCCTGGCCGGCAGCGCCGCGCCGGCCGCCGCGCCAGTTGACCCAGGTGCCGAGCCGCCCGCCGCGCCCGGCATGCCGCCCAAGCCCCCCGCGCCTGGCAAACGGGCGGCGCTGTCCGCCGCGGGCGCGCCGCCGCGTGATGCGCTGGACGAGCTGGTGGAGGAGGCCACCGCGGATTGGCGGCCGGTGATGGCGGGCCTGGTGCAGCCCGTGCTCGCGGAACTGGATGCAGCCATCGGCCGGGGCGACTCGCTGGCGCAGTTCCGCGCCCGCCTGCCCGGCATGATTGCCCTCATGGACGGCCGGCCCTTGGCCGAGGCGGCGGCGCGTGCCGGTTTCTCGGCCGCGTTGGCCGGCGCCGCGGATCTGGACCTTGACACCAACGTGGGCCTGTAA
- a CDS encoding minor capsid protein: MPTPLPKGLRLGLIEPRDAVAAFERRQLLLPSFRWDDVWQQEHARGVAVAGVMKFDVLQVFADELASSQAAGGDLRAFRQAIQPRLEKAGYWGDVEISDPRTGEVRTTRFNKARLELIFDVNTRQSYAAGRWERIERNKARKPFILYLTMKDERVRASHRAWHGVVLPVDSPFWETHYPPNGWRCRCIAIAVDEKDIARYIAAGFDIKRDMPEVALVDFFRQSTDETLQVPRGIDPGFAYNPGKRPYAGVSMRELGAGVLSLGAAGTPATWRLPPPRPAPAGALLPEGKTAQEYLDAFMAEFAGPEFVDVLGEPLLITDELFRDIRGNLKVTKRGRERFLRLLAMTIKDPDEIWMASEMHHARGADVARRRYVARWQVEGQEKPVLGVFELGRDGWRGVTGFQAETPKDAADLLGGARKGEIVYRRAK; this comes from the coding sequence ATGCCCACGCCGCTGCCCAAGGGCCTGCGCCTCGGCCTGATCGAGCCGCGCGACGCGGTCGCCGCATTCGAGCGGCGCCAGCTGCTGCTCCCGTCGTTCCGGTGGGACGACGTCTGGCAGCAAGAGCACGCCCGCGGCGTCGCTGTGGCCGGCGTCATGAAGTTCGACGTGCTGCAGGTGTTCGCCGACGAGCTCGCCTCAAGCCAGGCCGCGGGCGGCGACTTGAGGGCCTTCCGCCAGGCCATTCAGCCGCGCCTTGAAAAGGCCGGTTACTGGGGCGACGTGGAAATCAGCGACCCCCGCACGGGAGAGGTCAGAACCACGCGCTTCAACAAGGCCAGGCTGGAGCTGATCTTTGACGTGAACACGCGCCAGAGCTACGCGGCCGGGCGGTGGGAACGCATCGAGCGCAACAAGGCGCGCAAGCCCTTCATCCTGTACCTCACCATGAAGGACGAGCGGGTGCGCGCCTCTCACCGCGCATGGCACGGCGTCGTCCTGCCGGTGGACAGCCCCTTCTGGGAGACGCACTACCCCCCCAACGGCTGGCGCTGCCGCTGCATCGCCATCGCCGTCGACGAGAAGGACATTGCGCGTTACATCGCCGCGGGCTTTGACATCAAGCGCGACATGCCCGAGGTCGCCCTGGTGGACTTCTTTCGCCAGAGCACCGACGAGACCCTGCAGGTGCCGCGCGGAATCGACCCGGGCTTTGCCTACAACCCCGGCAAGCGGCCCTACGCCGGCGTCTCCATGCGCGAACTGGGCGCCGGCGTGCTCAGCCTGGGCGCGGCTGGCACGCCGGCCACCTGGCGTTTGCCGCCGCCGCGTCCGGCGCCGGCGGGCGCCTTGCTGCCCGAGGGCAAGACGGCCCAGGAGTATCTGGACGCGTTCATGGCCGAATTCGCCGGCCCCGAGTTTGTCGACGTGCTGGGCGAGCCGCTGCTGATCACCGACGAACTGTTCCGCGACATCCGGGGCAATCTCAAGGTGACCAAGCGCGGGCGCGAGCGGTTCTTGCGCTTGCTGGCCATGACCATCAAAGACCCCGACGAGATCTGGATGGCCAGCGAAATGCACCACGCCCGCGGCGCCGATGTGGCGCGCCGCCGGTACGTCGCGCGCTGGCAGGTTGAGGGGCAGGAAAAGCCGGTGCTCGGCGTCTTCGAACTGGGCCGCGACGGCTGGCGCGGCGTGACCGGCTTCCAGGCCGAGACGCCCAAGGACGCGGCCGATCTGCTGGGCGGCGCACGCAAGGGGGAGATCGTTTATCGCCGCGCCAAATGA
- a CDS encoding phage virion morphogenesis protein, whose protein sequence is MTDKLQIELVGAADMLSRLKTAAQLLDEPYELMDAIGAQLEGNVNLRFDTKTDAAGNAWAPVSPNTPLIWESIHGSPLPGTLLERTRLMRGSLAHNPSNDSVEVGFSAPYAGYHVTGTTRMPRRDPLFATVNADLTQGTMGAGDEADVLQVIESFLSESLG, encoded by the coding sequence ATGACTGACAAACTTCAAATTGAGCTGGTCGGCGCCGCCGACATGCTGTCGCGGCTGAAAACCGCCGCGCAGCTGCTGGACGAGCCCTACGAACTCATGGACGCCATTGGCGCCCAGCTCGAGGGCAACGTCAATCTCAGGTTTGATACCAAGACCGACGCCGCCGGCAATGCCTGGGCGCCCGTGTCGCCCAACACCCCGCTGATCTGGGAGTCCATCCACGGCAGCCCCTTGCCCGGCACCCTGCTCGAGCGCACGCGCCTGATGCGCGGCAGCTTGGCCCACAACCCGAGCAATGACTCTGTCGAGGTAGGATTTAGCGCGCCGTATGCGGGCTACCATGTCACCGGCACCACCAGGATGCCCCGCCGGGACCCGCTGTTCGCCACGGTCAACGCCGACCTCACCCAGGGCACGATGGGCGCCGGCGACGAGGCCGACGTCCTGCAGGTGATTGAATCCTTCCTGTCTGAGTCGCTGGGCTAA
- a CDS encoding Mu-like prophage major head subunit gpT family protein encodes MKSSSRSLVLFAAVLVAGVIAAACSPAFALTAPSALQLAPAVGSAGQLTDWQLASLCFGGLTINPANLAVLNQAFNAAFKKGLGRTKPVWDQIAMLIPSTTAENVYAWLAANFQIREWIGDRVMQNLADYNYVIRNKDFEGTVEVLRNAIADDQYGIYSSMFEQMGDSVTQFPDKLVFQALKAGTTSQCYDGQYFFDTDHPVGLPGKEVSVSNHMGGAGEAWYILDTSKVMKPMIFQEREKFQMVRKDKADDDNVVFRKKYIYGVDGRSNVGYGLWQLAFVSKQTLDATNVRAALTAMGSQKDNNGEPLNTMGTTLVCSPNLYETAVDLMAKDYLAAGESNTLKGRLKVVQSGYLL; translated from the coding sequence ATGAAATCAAGCTCTCGCTCCCTCGTCTTGTTCGCGGCCGTGCTGGTCGCGGGCGTGATCGCCGCCGCCTGCAGCCCCGCGTTCGCGCTGACCGCGCCCAGCGCGCTGCAGCTGGCGCCCGCCGTCGGCTCTGCCGGCCAGCTCACTGACTGGCAGCTCGCCAGCCTGTGCTTTGGCGGCCTGACCATCAACCCGGCCAATCTGGCCGTGCTGAACCAGGCATTCAACGCCGCGTTCAAGAAGGGCCTGGGCCGCACCAAGCCGGTGTGGGACCAGATCGCCATGCTCATTCCGTCGACCACGGCGGAGAACGTCTACGCCTGGCTGGCCGCCAACTTCCAGATCCGCGAGTGGATTGGTGACCGTGTCATGCAAAACCTGGCCGATTACAACTACGTGATCCGCAACAAGGACTTTGAAGGCACGGTCGAGGTGCTGCGAAACGCCATCGCCGATGACCAGTACGGGATCTACTCGAGCATGTTCGAGCAGATGGGCGACAGCGTGACGCAGTTCCCGGACAAGCTGGTGTTCCAGGCGCTGAAGGCCGGCACCACGTCCCAGTGCTACGACGGCCAGTACTTCTTCGACACCGACCACCCGGTGGGCCTGCCAGGCAAGGAAGTGTCGGTCTCTAACCACATGGGCGGCGCGGGCGAAGCCTGGTACATCCTGGACACCAGCAAGGTCATGAAGCCCATGATCTTCCAGGAGCGTGAGAAGTTTCAGATGGTGCGGAAGGACAAGGCTGACGACGACAACGTCGTGTTCCGCAAGAAGTACATCTACGGCGTCGATGGCCGCAGCAACGTGGGCTACGGCCTGTGGCAGCTGGCGTTCGTCAGCAAGCAGACGCTGGACGCCACCAACGTCCGCGCAGCCCTCACCGCAATGGGGTCCCAGAAGGACAACAACGGCGAGCCGCTGAACACGATGGGCACCACGCTGGTGTGCTCGCCCAACCTGTACGAAACGGCCGTTGACCTGATGGCCAAGGACTACCTGGCCGCGGGCGAAAGCAACACCCTCAAAGGCCGCCTCAAGGTGGTCCAGAGCGGCTACCTGCTGTAA
- a CDS encoding DUF1320 family protein: protein MPYASAQDMITAFGQAEMRDLTDVGPQRLDDVDMTVLNAKLQEASALIDGYLVGRYPLPLAEPPQALRVHCQGLARYLLMTNAPDERAKADMASAYSYLKLVSSGMIALLPPAQAPVPTGMGPVVFNAGAKVFGRGDD, encoded by the coding sequence ATGCCCTACGCCTCTGCGCAAGACATGATCACCGCGTTCGGGCAGGCCGAAATGCGCGATCTCACGGACGTGGGGCCCCAGCGCCTGGACGACGTCGACATGACCGTGCTGAACGCCAAGCTGCAAGAGGCCAGCGCGCTCATTGACGGCTACCTCGTGGGCCGCTACCCGCTGCCGCTGGCCGAGCCGCCGCAGGCCTTGCGCGTGCACTGCCAGGGCCTGGCGCGCTACCTGCTCATGACCAATGCGCCCGACGAGCGCGCCAAGGCCGACATGGCCTCGGCCTACAGCTACCTCAAGCTGGTGAGCAGCGGCATGATTGCCCTGCTGCCCCCCGCGCAGGCGCCCGTGCCCACCGGCATGGGTCCTGTGGTGTTCAACGCCGGCGCCAAAGTGTTTGGCCGGGGAGACGACTGA